Proteins encoded together in one Candidatus Neomarinimicrobiota bacterium window:
- a CDS encoding HD domain-containing protein, whose product MTNIKTLIEDDKERFPLLKMAGELGDETDTDAYVVGGYVRDLLMNRPLSDIDLMVVGDGIEFAREFAHRLGVRKIVPFKDFGTAEIPYDACRIEVASARKESYDPGSRKPRVTFTDLESDLLRRDFTINTMAISLGKKALGEVHDPLGGIKDLQKKIIRTPLDPDTTFSEDPLRLMRAIRFAAELEFQIDRAVVESMKRQVERIRIVSAERITAEFYRILQCVRPSIGLDLLEHVGLMKITFPEVSAMAGLEQPSEWHHKDIFYHTLQVVDNLAGMTEKGDLRFAGLVHDIGKPRTRKFDTEKRWTFHGHEVVGSRLIDTIAKRMKLSNKTKDYLKEMTFLHLRPIALAMEGVTDSAVRRVMVAAGDNVDDLMALCRADITSKNPRLVTKYLGNFDRVEKMMQDVQERDAMREFQSPVRGDVIMKECGIGPGLTVGKIKKDIEEAILDGDIENNYDAAYEYFLKIKDKYLARSI is encoded by the coding sequence GTGACGAACATCAAGACCCTCATCGAAGACGACAAAGAACGTTTCCCGCTCTTGAAAATGGCGGGAGAACTGGGTGACGAAACGGATACAGATGCATACGTGGTGGGAGGCTACGTGCGGGATCTGCTCATGAACCGGCCGTTGTCGGATATTGACCTGATGGTTGTGGGAGACGGGATTGAGTTCGCGCGGGAATTCGCCCACCGGTTGGGCGTAAGAAAGATTGTTCCCTTCAAAGACTTCGGTACGGCCGAGATTCCCTATGACGCATGCCGTATAGAAGTCGCTTCCGCCCGCAAGGAGTCATACGATCCCGGCTCGAGAAAACCGCGTGTGACATTTACGGATCTCGAGAGCGATCTTCTCCGCCGCGATTTCACCATCAATACCATGGCAATTTCCCTGGGGAAAAAAGCTCTCGGGGAAGTTCACGATCCCCTTGGAGGCATCAAAGACCTTCAGAAGAAAATCATCAGGACGCCCCTCGATCCTGATACCACATTTTCTGAAGATCCGCTACGACTGATGCGGGCCATCCGGTTCGCGGCGGAGCTGGAATTCCAGATCGACCGCGCGGTTGTGGAAAGCATGAAGCGACAGGTGGAAAGAATCCGGATCGTGTCAGCCGAGCGAATTACCGCCGAATTTTACAGGATTCTCCAGTGCGTCCGTCCATCCATCGGTCTCGATCTCCTTGAACATGTGGGCTTGATGAAGATCACTTTTCCGGAAGTCTCGGCAATGGCCGGTCTTGAACAACCCTCCGAATGGCACCACAAGGATATTTTCTACCACACCCTTCAGGTGGTGGACAATCTCGCCGGGATGACGGAAAAGGGTGACCTTCGGTTCGCGGGACTCGTACACGATATCGGCAAACCGCGAACGAGGAAGTTTGACACGGAAAAGCGGTGGACTTTCCACGGCCATGAAGTGGTGGGCAGCCGGTTGATAGACACGATCGCAAAACGGATGAAGCTGTCCAACAAGACGAAGGACTACCTGAAAGAAATGACCTTTCTTCACCTCCGTCCCATCGCTCTTGCCATGGAAGGCGTCACCGACAGCGCCGTCAGAAGAGTGATGGTGGCCGCGGGAGACAATGTCGACGATCTTATGGCACTGTGCAGGGCAGATATCACCTCAAAGAACCCGCGTCTGGTCACAAAGTACCTGGGCAACTTCGACCGGGTGGAAAAAATGATGCAGGACGTGCAGGAGCGCGATGCCATGCGGGAATTTCAATCTCCCGTGCGCGGGGACGTCATCATGAAGGAATGTGGGATCGGTCCGGGACTGACAGTGGGGAAAATAAAGAAGGATATTGAAGAGGCAATTCTGGACGGGGATATCGAAAATAACTACGACGCGGCGTACGAATATTTCCTGAAGATCAAAGATAAATATCTAGCCAGATCTATTTAA
- a CDS encoding DUF4835 family protein, which produces MFSILRHATLFILMSSVTAQFGDVEVNLDTQWLRGTDRVIVSEIADQLQIFFTTTPWDEQYGDLEMTLSIQMIFEGAAEKGGERLYTAQCSFSNRLDQRYFAKGIQFPYSRGQGIAYSPVIFNSLASTMEYYGYIMLAGEADTYEQFGGTRFYERARDLALEGERSLYPRGWSDRIELVDQLSKNRGLRLAKFYFYDVDASLQEEEIEASDESLARMIESLELIFFTFPREFYTMIFLSGHAHDFCDLPGILTNREVLLKLLVEIDPENKKTYLRCLGIKSE; this is translated from the coding sequence ATGTTTAGTATCCTGAGACATGCTACCCTATTCATTCTAATGTCTTCGGTCACGGCACAATTTGGCGACGTTGAGGTCAATCTGGACACCCAATGGCTCAGGGGGACCGACCGGGTTATTGTCTCAGAGATTGCCGATCAACTGCAGATTTTCTTCACCACCACGCCGTGGGATGAGCAATACGGCGATTTGGAGATGACCCTCTCGATTCAGATGATTTTCGAAGGTGCCGCGGAGAAAGGAGGTGAACGCCTCTATACGGCCCAATGCAGCTTTTCGAACCGGCTGGACCAGCGCTATTTCGCAAAGGGTATTCAATTCCCGTACTCACGGGGGCAGGGTATTGCATATTCCCCTGTAATTTTCAATTCCCTTGCCAGCACGATGGAATACTATGGCTACATAATGCTGGCAGGAGAGGCGGATACGTATGAGCAATTCGGAGGTACCCGCTTCTATGAACGGGCGAGGGATTTGGCCCTTGAAGGCGAAAGGTCGTTGTACCCCCGTGGCTGGAGCGATCGAATCGAACTGGTGGACCAGTTGAGCAAGAACAGGGGCCTGCGTCTGGCCAAGTTCTACTTCTATGACGTGGACGCTTCTCTCCAGGAAGAGGAGATCGAGGCCTCGGACGAATCTCTCGCGAGAATGATCGAAAGCCTTGAACTGATCTTTTTCACGTTCCCCCGGGAATTCTACACCATGATTTTCCTCAGCGGTCACGCCCACGATTTCTGTGATCTACCGGGCATATTGACCAACCGTGAAGTCCTTCTTAAACTCCTGGTTGAGATAGATCCGGAGAATAAGAAGACCTACCTAAGGTGTCTGGGAATCAAGTCCGAGTAG
- a CDS encoding sigma 54-interacting transcriptional regulator, with amino-acid sequence MFDERFFDTYLVELVHNDYGYQTAEVFLEEEGQGLVRQAILFRIDRNILTSFYEDRGDVTDVEDSVRKELAGLENTCDEVAADVWRFKPLVYTKNRIINTYPPNVKSLSGSSANHIELTTVQDFDRVSPMEYSFPHRSAYESQYEKYLFKSQLKSLIAIPIFVRGIRGILRVMNKIDWRTVPYEFITEFPTQMPGYDLDRIRDIAARLSRDLTYNDNAVFDIKVPQINLSEQEGSTFENLSKDWWGASNISRTICMQAAKACHSNKPLLILGESGTGKTTLGKLIARHSMWHRDVRGLQISNHKWGKDNSGREVIVDDRYPKGGNGIEYETEVDIVNTASITPTLFESEIFGIASKSATDVSGKFGYLLIDRKELSAKHRTNNVYWTKSVLLDEIAEIPKSVQAKLLNAIDRNKVRPVGQNNDVDISCTRLIAATNRDIDDEEIFRSDLKWRFPHVIYIPPLRERKSDIAKTIERYVDGFNGERGANVKVEEEYIQALRMYDLPGNARELVNILSECIQWYWDAGKPFSLTFETLPIRVREVYESEIYAKVPELEEREDGGQFPEGTVIHYVEYDPYKDLPMAELEFVMSVIALMKNNWVVSKAQEKLGWKHPKLARRLKDEKFLAMLEEPRVRRVLEKKGFSLERIQNRLAAANSPIT; translated from the coding sequence ATGTTTGACGAAAGGTTTTTCGACACTTATCTCGTGGAGCTGGTCCACAACGATTACGGTTACCAGACCGCGGAGGTGTTCCTCGAGGAGGAAGGGCAGGGACTCGTTCGCCAGGCCATTCTTTTCAGGATTGATCGCAATATTCTCACGTCGTTTTATGAAGACCGCGGTGACGTGACAGACGTTGAGGACTCTGTCAGAAAGGAATTAGCAGGGCTGGAGAACACCTGCGACGAGGTGGCCGCGGATGTCTGGCGCTTCAAGCCTCTTGTTTACACGAAGAACAGGATCATCAACACGTATCCCCCAAACGTCAAAAGTCTATCGGGTTCATCCGCGAATCACATCGAACTCACCACCGTACAGGACTTTGACAGGGTATCGCCCATGGAATACAGTTTTCCTCACAGGTCGGCTTACGAATCCCAGTACGAGAAGTACCTTTTCAAATCACAACTCAAGAGCCTCATCGCCATCCCCATATTCGTTCGCGGCATACGGGGTATCCTCCGGGTCATGAACAAGATTGATTGGCGAACCGTCCCGTATGAATTCATCACGGAATTCCCAACACAGATGCCCGGATATGACCTGGACAGGATTCGTGATATCGCCGCCAGACTTTCCAGGGACTTGACCTACAACGACAACGCCGTCTTCGATATCAAAGTCCCTCAGATCAACCTTTCGGAACAGGAAGGGTCCACGTTTGAGAATCTTTCGAAGGATTGGTGGGGAGCGTCGAACATCAGCAGGACCATTTGCATGCAGGCGGCCAAGGCGTGCCATTCCAACAAACCTCTTTTGATCCTGGGTGAGAGCGGCACAGGGAAAACGACCCTGGGGAAATTGATCGCCAGGCATTCCATGTGGCACCGCGACGTGAGAGGTCTCCAGATATCCAATCACAAGTGGGGAAAGGACAACTCCGGCAGGGAGGTCATCGTGGATGACCGGTATCCGAAAGGGGGGAACGGGATTGAATACGAAACAGAAGTGGATATTGTGAACACGGCCTCCATCACCCCCACCCTGTTTGAATCGGAAATATTCGGCATTGCCAGCAAATCGGCAACGGACGTGAGTGGGAAGTTTGGTTACCTTTTGATTGACAGGAAGGAACTGTCGGCGAAACACCGGACCAACAACGTCTACTGGACAAAATCTGTGCTTCTTGACGAGATTGCCGAGATTCCCAAGTCGGTGCAGGCAAAGCTTCTGAACGCCATTGACAGGAACAAGGTGAGACCCGTCGGCCAGAATAACGATGTGGATATATCGTGCACCCGGTTGATCGCCGCCACGAACAGGGACATCGATGACGAGGAGATATTTCGAAGCGATCTCAAATGGAGATTTCCCCACGTGATCTACATCCCCCCGCTGCGAGAAAGAAAGTCGGATATCGCGAAAACTATAGAGCGCTATGTGGACGGGTTCAACGGGGAGCGTGGAGCCAACGTGAAGGTTGAGGAGGAATACATTCAGGCGCTTCGGATGTACGATCTGCCGGGAAATGCCAGGGAATTGGTGAACATTCTAAGCGAATGCATTCAGTGGTACTGGGACGCGGGCAAACCGTTCTCCCTCACCTTTGAAACGCTGCCCATCAGAGTGCGGGAAGTCTACGAATCCGAAATCTACGCCAAGGTGCCGGAGCTGGAGGAGAGGGAAGACGGGGGTCAATTCCCTGAAGGAACGGTGATTCACTACGTGGAATACGATCCTTATAAGGATCTGCCCATGGCGGAACTCGAATTCGTCATGAGTGTCATCGCGCTCATGAAGAACAACTGGGTCGTATCAAAAGCCCAGGAGAAACTGGGCTGGAAGCATCCCAAGCTGGCGAGGAGATTGAAGGACGAGAAGTTCCTGGCCATGCTGGAAGAACCGAGGGTACGGAGAGTTCTGGAGAAAAAGGGATTCAGTCTTGAGCGGATTCAAAATAGGCTTGCGGCGGCCAATTCCCCAATTACCTAA
- a CDS encoding DUF1844 domain-containing protein, with translation MFVYLVSMFSESAWIAMGKLKNPATDKIEKNLEGASLYIDLLDMIKRRMKGNLSEHEEKFLDSTISNLKLNYMEATKEPEEAKDEKAPETDEEEEGAKSDETGEEEDDGNGD, from the coding sequence ATGTTCGTCTACCTCGTCTCCATGTTCAGTGAGAGTGCATGGATTGCCATGGGGAAGTTGAAAAATCCCGCAACGGATAAGATTGAGAAAAACCTGGAAGGTGCCAGTCTCTACATCGATTTGCTGGATATGATCAAGCGGCGCATGAAGGGCAACCTGTCGGAGCACGAGGAGAAGTTCCTCGACTCCACCATCAGCAATCTGAAGCTGAACTATATGGAAGCCACAAAGGAACCTGAGGAAGCAAAAGACGAAAAGGCCCCTGAGACCGACGAGGAAGAAGAAGGCGCAAAGAGCGATGAGACGGGTGAGGAGGAGGATGACGGGAATGGAGATTGA
- a CDS encoding DUF2723 domain-containing protein, whose amino-acid sequence MPVKRQNRVLAGAAFFISFIIYMDTLAPTVSFWDCGEFIATSYTLGVPHPPGSPLYLILGRIFSMIPFGEDIGFRVNLISPLVSALAVMFLYLIIVQFVSHWRGPVKSREDRVVAFGSGLVGSLAFAFTDSHWFNAVEAEVYAVSTLFTAMVVWLILHWAERSDKPGNERYILIISYLLGLATGVHLLNLLALPFMGMIIYFKKRKFTWKSFLTMAAIVAATFLVIYLGIIKGFPKLATVVGVGGVGFLFIVFLGATGYVILRHYRLWSVVLSSLLLVTIGYSTYSILFIRSNQDPSIDENDPETVERAVKYLEREQYGAVTFLPRRYIKSRVGNPNHKMEVVGRPRSGREFSSSQDLQYMFHDFGRQIEFLWNYQIVRMYLRYFLWQFAGRGPAGERWVSSYGALANRNEDGVDWIQFGLPLSFLLGILGLVYHFRKDRTQALSVIILFFLTGLAVILYLNQDKFQPRERDYSYVGSFLAFSIWIGIGASAILEKVLHYFRQKPFRLHATYGTALLLLLAVPSVMAVKNYRSHNRSGNFVAWDYSYNILQTCEPNAIIFTNGDNDTFPLWYLQEVEGIRKDVTVANLSLLNTEWYIRQLKESRPPGERLVNFTDAQILGEKSIGRNPATGDPLFLDVSLWKKTSVSIPAPDDTLNGKGEIRWEVKPTMGQGIRVQDLMIIHIVKESQWKYPVYFAVTVSPKNRIGLEKYLQMEGLAFRLKSHAVPLVNFERLRTNLTTVITDTTWTRDYQPGYRYRNLNNPHVYFNPNVVKLLQNYRSAFMELGFNEARNYRRVQKNPMATDDELERARHSARQTLQLMGTVLPETVIPVSNEDMQFRLGYLYHEIGETEKAVDIYRNLHGSARPEIIASILRAYDDMGLVEDAIGLLEMWLVKNPGDTGVKKLLEEYKGKTSQPPDS is encoded by the coding sequence GTGCCCGTTAAGAGACAGAACAGGGTACTGGCTGGTGCCGCCTTTTTCATCAGCTTTATTATCTACATGGATACCCTGGCTCCCACGGTATCGTTTTGGGACTGCGGGGAGTTCATCGCCACGTCGTACACCCTCGGAGTTCCCCATCCCCCGGGGAGTCCACTGTATCTCATCCTGGGACGCATTTTCTCCATGATCCCTTTCGGTGAAGACATCGGCTTCCGAGTGAATCTCATATCCCCCCTGGTAAGCGCTCTCGCCGTCATGTTTCTTTATCTCATCATTGTTCAATTCGTGAGCCACTGGCGGGGGCCCGTAAAGAGCAGGGAAGATCGAGTGGTGGCGTTCGGATCCGGCCTGGTAGGCTCTCTTGCCTTCGCGTTTACGGACAGCCACTGGTTCAACGCGGTGGAAGCGGAGGTGTATGCTGTTAGCACACTGTTTACCGCGATGGTGGTGTGGCTCATCCTCCACTGGGCGGAACGGTCCGATAAACCGGGAAATGAACGGTATATCCTCATCATCAGTTATCTTCTGGGACTCGCCACGGGCGTTCATCTCTTGAACCTACTTGCCCTCCCTTTTATGGGCATGATCATTTACTTCAAAAAGCGGAAGTTCACATGGAAATCGTTTCTTACGATGGCCGCCATTGTCGCCGCGACGTTTCTCGTTATCTATCTCGGAATCATCAAGGGATTTCCGAAACTCGCAACCGTGGTCGGCGTTGGCGGTGTTGGTTTTCTTTTCATCGTCTTTCTTGGCGCCACCGGGTACGTCATTCTCCGTCATTACAGACTGTGGTCCGTGGTTCTTTCATCACTCCTTCTCGTTACCATCGGATATTCCACTTATTCCATCCTGTTTATCCGGTCAAATCAAGATCCTTCCATCGATGAAAATGATCCGGAAACCGTGGAACGGGCAGTCAAGTACCTGGAACGGGAACAGTACGGGGCCGTCACATTTCTCCCCAGAAGATATATCAAGAGCAGGGTGGGAAATCCCAACCACAAGATGGAAGTAGTGGGCCGGCCCCGGAGCGGGAGGGAATTCTCCTCTTCCCAGGACCTGCAATACATGTTCCACGATTTCGGCAGACAGATTGAATTTCTGTGGAACTATCAGATCGTGAGAATGTACCTGCGCTATTTCCTCTGGCAGTTCGCCGGGAGGGGTCCGGCCGGCGAAAGGTGGGTGTCCAGCTACGGGGCCCTGGCCAACCGCAATGAAGATGGTGTGGACTGGATTCAATTTGGGCTCCCCCTCTCTTTCCTCCTGGGAATCCTGGGTCTGGTGTACCACTTCAGGAAAGACCGGACCCAGGCCCTGTCCGTTATTATCCTCTTTTTCCTGACAGGTCTCGCCGTCATCCTTTACCTGAACCAGGACAAGTTTCAGCCCCGGGAACGGGACTATTCTTACGTAGGAAGTTTTCTCGCCTTTTCCATCTGGATAGGCATTGGGGCGTCTGCCATTCTGGAGAAAGTCCTCCATTATTTCAGACAAAAACCGTTTCGACTGCACGCCACTTACGGAACCGCGCTTCTGCTCCTTCTTGCTGTGCCGTCAGTCATGGCTGTCAAGAACTACCGGTCCCATAACCGATCGGGAAATTTTGTTGCCTGGGATTATTCATACAATATCCTTCAGACCTGCGAACCGAATGCCATCATTTTCACCAATGGGGATAACGACACTTTCCCGCTGTGGTATCTACAGGAAGTTGAAGGCATCAGGAAAGACGTCACGGTGGCAAACTTGAGCCTTCTGAACACCGAATGGTATATCCGCCAATTGAAGGAATCCCGCCCGCCGGGTGAGCGCCTTGTCAACTTCACGGACGCACAGATTCTGGGAGAAAAGTCTATTGGAAGGAATCCGGCAACGGGGGACCCACTTTTCCTCGATGTGAGCCTGTGGAAAAAGACCTCGGTCTCAATCCCCGCCCCTGACGATACTCTTAACGGCAAGGGGGAAATCAGGTGGGAGGTGAAGCCGACCATGGGACAGGGGATCAGGGTTCAAGATCTCATGATAATCCACATCGTCAAAGAGAGTCAGTGGAAGTATCCCGTTTACTTTGCCGTCACCGTTTCACCCAAGAACAGGATTGGACTGGAGAAATACCTGCAGATGGAGGGACTTGCCTTCAGGCTCAAGTCCCATGCAGTTCCCCTGGTGAACTTCGAAAGGCTTCGCACCAACCTGACCACCGTGATCACGGACACCACATGGACCCGGGATTATCAACCCGGCTACAGGTACCGCAACTTGAATAATCCTCATGTCTATTTTAATCCCAACGTCGTCAAACTTCTTCAGAACTACCGTTCGGCATTCATGGAACTGGGGTTTAATGAAGCCCGGAATTATAGAAGAGTCCAGAAAAATCCCATGGCCACCGACGATGAACTGGAGCGGGCCCGCCATTCTGCCCGGCAGACCCTTCAACTGATGGGAACGGTTCTGCCCGAGACGGTCATTCCTGTTTCTAACGAAGACATGCAGTTCAGGTTGGGCTACCTGTACCACGAAATTGGGGAAACGGAAAAGGCGGTTGATATTTACAGGAATCTTCACGGTTCCGCCCGCCCCGAAATCATCGCGTCCATTCTCCGGGCCTACGATGATATGGGACTTGTGGAGGACGCCATCGGGCTTCTGGAGATGTGGCTTGTGAAAAATCCTGGCGATACGGGCGTCAAGAAACTCCTTGAAGAGTACAAGGGAAAAACGAGTCAACCCCCCGACTCGTAG
- a CDS encoding pyridoxal-phosphate dependent enzyme, whose product MNREQLYNELGRKIGSTRLVPLERLSIPNNNTIYCKHEFENPSGSHYDRVYYRLYRYCELETQKISPGVTPVIENTSGCAGAACAYIGKELGYETHIVVPGNLPRNRTENIRKYTQNLYSTHDTEYVLGTQRLLREVLRKDHDKKKVGDPSRLFCLNHSQNVESVRAMEQCGSEVVSQFSRLDGGIDFFVSAVGNGTSMAGVGRALKDAWETRIVAFDPVEAPVVRNMKDGVANQFVDYREHELYGVGAWGVRFPFIDVDLIDETYTVAAHEWEHALRLLIEGENLYVGHTSAASLFVALKVAAKVKNKNILIILYDSLTNY is encoded by the coding sequence ATGAATAGAGAGCAACTATATAATGAACTCGGGCGCAAGATTGGCAGCACCCGGCTTGTCCCGTTGGAAAGGTTATCCATTCCCAACAATAACACCATATACTGCAAGCATGAGTTCGAGAATCCATCGGGATCACATTATGACCGGGTCTATTACAGGCTTTACCGCTATTGCGAATTGGAGACACAAAAGATTTCTCCGGGTGTTACCCCGGTCATAGAGAACACCTCGGGCTGTGCAGGAGCGGCGTGTGCCTACATCGGCAAGGAACTGGGCTATGAGACGCACATCGTTGTCCCGGGAAATCTGCCGAGGAACCGGACGGAGAATATTCGAAAATACACACAGAACCTGTACAGCACTCATGACACCGAGTATGTGTTGGGAACTCAGAGGCTTTTGAGAGAAGTGCTAAGAAAGGACCACGATAAGAAGAAGGTGGGTGATCCTTCGCGCCTGTTCTGCTTGAATCACTCTCAGAACGTGGAGAGTGTGAGGGCCATGGAGCAATGCGGCAGTGAAGTGGTTTCCCAGTTTTCCCGGTTAGATGGTGGGATTGATTTCTTTGTCTCAGCTGTGGGAAACGGCACTTCCATGGCGGGTGTGGGCAGAGCCCTAAAAGATGCCTGGGAAACGCGTATCGTAGCGTTCGATCCCGTGGAAGCGCCGGTTGTGCGAAACATGAAGGACGGTGTTGCCAATCAATTTGTGGACTACAGGGAACACGAATTGTACGGCGTGGGCGCCTGGGGAGTCCGGTTCCCTTTCATCGATGTCGATCTCATCGATGAAACATACACCGTGGCCGCCCACGAATGGGAGCACGCTCTGAGGCTCCTCATCGAGGGCGAAAACCTCTATGTGGGGCATACATCGGCCGCCTCCCTGTTCGTGGCACTGAAAGTCGCCGCGAAAGTGAAGAACAAGAATATTCTCATCATCCTTTACGATTCGCTGACGAATTATTAG
- a CDS encoding glycosyltransferase family 2 protein: MKSTREKRVNPPTRSSARSPLVSIIIPHFNGVDILSDCLDSLDRSTYPRIEIIVVDNASTDGSPEWVQSNHPDVKLIRSSENHGYAGGCNRGAKAAAGEYLLFLNNDTVHESDWIEHLVETLQKDSSVGAVQPKILNYFDRTLFDYAGGSGGLMDIFCFPFTRGRMFLARERDRGQYDDKRQIFWASGTAFLTKSSLFEAAGGLDEVFFAHQEEIDLQWRMQLMGFRIFVNPRSLIYHKNALTLAVDSPKKKYLNHRNSLMMMLGNYNLPLTIYLFPIRLFLEFVAVVYAVALRDFKHVGAILKSLAWIVTHPATIYRKRRKTKALRKLRDREVLQLLYKGSVVLDYYILGKRRYSDLIPRHLR; the protein is encoded by the coding sequence TTGAAGAGTACAAGGGAAAAACGAGTCAACCCCCCGACTCGTAGCAGCGCCAGGTCTCCCCTGGTTTCCATCATCATTCCCCACTTCAACGGGGTCGACATTCTGTCTGACTGTCTCGATTCCCTCGATCGTTCCACATATCCGCGAATTGAAATCATTGTTGTCGACAATGCTTCCACGGATGGGAGTCCGGAATGGGTTCAATCCAACCATCCCGACGTCAAACTCATTCGCAGCAGCGAGAACCACGGGTACGCCGGTGGATGTAACCGGGGCGCCAAGGCCGCCGCGGGCGAGTACCTGCTCTTTCTGAATAACGATACCGTTCACGAATCGGACTGGATTGAACATCTCGTGGAAACGCTCCAAAAGGATTCTTCCGTCGGCGCCGTGCAGCCGAAGATATTGAACTATTTCGACCGCACTCTGTTCGACTATGCAGGAGGGTCGGGAGGTCTCATGGACATTTTCTGCTTCCCTTTTACCCGGGGAAGGATGTTCCTCGCCCGGGAGCGCGACAGGGGGCAGTACGACGACAAAAGACAGATCTTCTGGGCGTCGGGAACGGCATTTCTCACGAAAAGCTCACTCTTTGAAGCTGCCGGAGGACTCGATGAGGTTTTCTTCGCCCACCAGGAGGAGATTGACCTGCAGTGGCGCATGCAGCTTATGGGATTCCGGATTTTCGTGAATCCCAGGTCACTGATCTACCATAAGAACGCCCTCACGCTCGCCGTCGATTCGCCCAAAAAGAAATACCTGAACCACCGCAACTCCCTCATGATGATGCTGGGAAATTACAACCTGCCACTCACCATTTACCTGTTCCCCATCCGCCTGTTCCTTGAATTCGTGGCAGTGGTGTATGCTGTCGCCCTGAGAGATTTCAAACATGTGGGCGCTATCCTCAAGTCCCTTGCCTGGATTGTCACCCATCCCGCAACCATCTACCGGAAACGACGGAAGACAAAAGCTCTCCGGAAACTCAGGGACAGGGAGGTACTGCAGCTGTTATATAAGGGAAGTGTGGTTCTGGACTACTACATCCTCGGGAAGCGCCGCTACTCGGACTTGATTCCCAGACACCTTAGGTAG
- a CDS encoding YIP1 family protein translates to MTNLKHLILEPSRLFLNLKEKPTWIVPFVIVAVAGIIIAILMQPAQAQVTVVKLQEMLSPDQIDAALQRAKRFGLITASIVPLVTLIRWAIVSGLILMLTNLFTEKLNFKQSLSIISYSNLIPLAGSAVNTAAIYIKGLETISSSYDLWLIGLNFWSREAIGMPLFLFLSEISVFSVWYLVLVVLGLNTIADLSRGKAAFVAVFTWLLGVAFRMGLALMGSQLAPGTAG, encoded by the coding sequence ATGACAAACCTGAAACACCTGATCCTTGAACCGTCCCGGCTCTTCCTGAACCTGAAAGAAAAACCGACGTGGATCGTCCCCTTTGTTATCGTTGCCGTTGCCGGAATTATCATTGCGATCCTTATGCAGCCGGCACAGGCCCAGGTCACCGTGGTCAAACTCCAGGAAATGCTTTCTCCCGACCAGATTGACGCGGCACTGCAAAGAGCCAAACGATTCGGACTCATCACAGCATCCATAGTCCCACTGGTGACATTGATCAGATGGGCCATCGTCAGCGGACTCATCCTCATGCTGACGAACCTCTTCACCGAAAAACTCAATTTCAAGCAATCCTTGTCAATCATAAGCTACTCGAACCTGATCCCGCTCGCCGGCTCTGCCGTCAATACCGCAGCCATCTATATCAAGGGCCTGGAGACTATCTCATCCTCGTACGACCTGTGGCTCATCGGACTGAATTTCTGGAGCAGAGAAGCGATAGGTATGCCCCTGTTTCTGTTCTTGAGCGAAATCAGCGTCTTTTCAGTATGGTACCTGGTTCTTGTCGTCCTTGGATTGAACACCATTGCCGATCTATCCAGGGGAAAAGCTGCGTTCGTGGCGGTCTTTACCTGGCTCCTGGGAGTAGCCTTCAGAATGGGGCTGGCCCTCATGGGGAGCCAACTGGCACCGGGTACCGCAGGCTGA